From Magnolia sinica isolate HGM2019 chromosome 13, MsV1, whole genome shotgun sequence, one genomic window encodes:
- the LOC131223000 gene encoding protein MODIFIED TRANSPORT TO THE VACUOLE 1 — MDSSRRAVESYWRSRMIDGVTSDEDKVAPVYKLEEVCDLLRSSHVSIVKEVSEFIFKRLDHKSPMVKQKALRLIKYSVGKSGVEFKREMQRHSAAIRQLFHYKGQLDPLKGDALNKAVRDTAHEAISAIFASDDNKPAAPTEDINRRIQGFGNTNFDMQTEDKKSFLSEVVGLGSASIRQGLSTITSAHSLRKNDNGSYRSPNLRKSLTIETDSPDRHEREEPARGSWGAAGGSKNVAAGPWTQDSGVSMPETTSGDTGPSHTGGKSREERLLETIVTSGGMRLQPTRDALQVFLAEVSRMDPLALSHALESKLQSPLWQVRMKAVCVLESILRKKDDAPFDTIASYFNESRDSVVKCSESPQGSLREKANKVLGLLDGEHNTGSSFVGKPSTVKAEVVTVQMPDLIDTGDLDDYGTEDSTQKQIDPSVANVTTSAAPVVHDLLGDSLIPGLSTSENENEDPFADVSFHTNGDRERVDDLFSGLTVDDKQSANELNAPMNKVGAEVFDIFSSNSQQLPQDSSMHKKDVNDLMDGLSINAFASEQNQQGAFGSGTSSDPTFVDPGSQPSHPVLNKALNDLLGSQSVGVSLSHSQLGSSFPTVPMQYNIPPNFMYNPAFASQPINYSAMGNLYAQQQLLAAMSNFQHLGNLSTQVNIGLGQATGNGMEGGYTSALPDVFHPTNNQIQSHSVTTNSSKKEETKAFDFISDHISAARDPKKVI, encoded by the exons ATGGATTCAAGCAGAAGAGCTGTGGAATCTTACTGGAGATCTCGGATGATTGATGGTGTGACATCAGATGAGGACAAGGTCGCTCCTGTTTACAAATTAGAGGAGGTTTGCGACCTTCTGCGATCTTCGCATGTCAGCATCGTGAAAGAAGTTTCCGAGTTTATCTTCAAACGGCTTGATCATAAAAGTCCGATGGTCAAGCAAAAG GCTTTACGGCTGATCAAATACTCGGTAGGGAAGTCTGGTGTGGAATTCAAGAGGGAAATGCAGCGGCATTCGGCGGCGATACGTCAGTTGTTTCATTATAAGGGCCAGTTGGATCCGTTGAAAGGAGATGCCCTCAATAAGGCTGTCCGTGACACTGCACATGAGGCAATCTCAGCAATATTTGCTTCTGACGACAACAAGCCAGCCGCCCCAACAGAAGATATCAACAGGAGAATTCAAGGTTTTGGGAATACGAATTTTGATATGCAGACAGAAGATAAGAAGTCATTTCTCAGTGAGGTAGTGGGTCTTGGAAGTGCTTCGATCAGACAAGGATTGAGTACTATCACTTCAGCTCATTCACTGAGGAAAAATGACAATGGGAGTTACAGGAGCCCGAATCTGAGAAAGTCGCTGACAATAGAAACTGATAGTCCAGATAGACACGAGAGAGAAGAACCCGCTAGGGGAAGTTGGGGTGCTGCTGGGGGCTCTAAGAATGTGGCTGCTGGACCTTGGACTCAGGATTCAGGAGTTAGCATGCCGGAAACTACTAGTGGGGACACTGGTCCAAGTCATACAGGCGGAAAGAGTCGTGAGGAGAGGCTCTTGGAGACCATTGTTACCTCTGGTGGTATGCGTTTGCAACCCACTCGTGATGCTCTTCAGGTTTTCCTTGCCGAAGTGTCAAGAATGGATCCTCTCGCTTTGAGTCACGCACTTGAGTCAAAGCTTCAATCCCCTTTGTGGCAG GTCCGCATGAAAGCTGTGTGTGTTCTTGAGTCAATTTTGAGGAAGAAGGATGATGCACCTTTTGATACCATAGCATCTTATTTTAATGAAAGCAGAGATTCCGTAGTCAAATGTTCCGAGTCACCCCAGGGTTCTCTGAGGGAAAAGGCAAACAAG GTCTTAGGCCTTTTGGATGGAGAGCATAACACTGGGTCAAGTTTCGTGGGAAAACCATCTACTGTCAAAGCCGAGGTTGTTACTGTTCAGATGCCAGACTTGATAGACACGGGCGATCTAGATGACTATGGAACAGAAGATTCCACCCAAAAGCAAATCGATCCGAGTGTTGCAAATGTAACAACATCAGCAGCCCCTGTAGTTCACGATCTACTTGGGGACAGCTTGATCCCTGGTTTAAGCACCAGTGAAAATGAGAATGAGGACCCATTTGCCGATGTATCATTTCACACAAATGGCGATAGAGAACGTGTTGATGACCTTTTCTCAGGATTGACTGTTGATGATAAACAGAGTGCTAATGAGCTTAATGCACCAATGAACAAAGTTGGGGCTGAAGTTTTTGATATTTTCAGTTCCAATTCTCAACAGCTTCCACAGGACTCATCAATGCATAAAAAAGATGTGAATGATTTGATGGATGGCTTGTCTATCAATGCATTCGCCTCAGAGCAAAACCAACAAGGAGCCTTTGGCAGCGGCACCAGTTCTGATCCCACTTTTGTAGATCCAGGCAGTCAGCCAAGCCATCCCGTCTTAAATAAGGCTTTGAATGATTTGCTTGGCTCTCAATCTGTTGGTGTGAGCCTGTCACACTCGCAGCTGGGCTCATCGTTCCCTACTGTTCCCATGCAATACAATATTCCTCCTAATTTCATGTACAATCCAGCTTTTGCTTCCCAGCCAATAAACTACAGTGCAATGGGCAATTTGTATGCTCAGCAGCAACTGCTGGCTGCCATGTCAAACTTCCAGCACCTTGGAAATCTCAGTACTCAAGTAAACATTGGACTTGGACAAGCTACAGGGAACGGTATGGAAGGAGGATATACTTCAGCCCTCCCCGACGTTTTCCACCCAACAAACAATCAAATCCAAAGTCACAGTGTAACAACGAACAGCTCAAAGAAAGAGGAGACGAAGGCCTTCGATTTTATCTCG GATCATATTTCAGCAGCTCGTGATCCGAAGAAAGTGATTTGA
- the LOC131222996 gene encoding uncharacterized protein LOC131222996, with protein MVRTRAILARAHCEGACRKSTRGDRKMLFIPVLVFYIRSPPIVFALCLHSSSIPKIPFRKTQNTQMGCNGSKHDVATGNTTNSHRFLRRKKSDGGRSNALSTIPETDVSSVKSLEKSETQNVDDEKPAMADVKDIIVNTEKEEVAFGKAGDEHEYGKLVSRDSPDRYFSSRKDEEQVAAIIGEANEFYSPRFEPVHGLIDGGDEKVYDAIETDSQSENSLIDESDDKRKKQGEEKGENEGVVLKEPILVVAAKLESNIANQQNACVDEITEDKKRAYSRVEIEEGMMSRTHEGA; from the exons ATGGTCCGAACACGTGCCATTCTAGCACGTGCGCATTGTGAAGGTGCGTGTAGAAAAAGTACGCGCGGGGATCGCAAAATGCTATTTATTCCCGTGCTCGTCTTCTATATTCGCTCGCCACCTATCGTTTTTGCTCTCTGTCTGCATTCTTCTTCTATTCCCAAAATACCCTtcagaaaaacccaaaatacACAAATGGGTTGCAACGGGTCCAAACACGACGTCGCCACCGGAAACACCACCAACAGCCACCGTTTTCTCCGACGGAAGAAGTCAGACGGCGGCAGAAGCAATGCCCTCTCTACCATCCCGGAAACTGACGTCAGCAGCGTGAAATCACTGGAGAAATCCGAGACGCAGAACGTCGATGACGAGAAGCCGGCGATGGCCGACGTGAAGGACATCATCGTTAATACGGAGAAGGAGGAGGTGGCTTTTGGGAAGGCCGGAGACGAGCACGAATACGGGAAGCTGGTGTCGAGGGATTCTCCCGATCGGTATTTCTCATCGAGGAAGGATGAAGAGCAGGTGGCTGCCATCATCGGGGAAGCAAACGAATTTTACTCGCCGAGATTCGAGCCGGTGCACGGTTTGATCGACGGTGGGGATGAGAAGGTTTATGACGCGATAGAAACGGACAGCCAGAGTGAAAATAGCTTGATTGACGAAAGTGATgataaaagaaagaaacaaggAGAAG AAAAAGGAGAGAATGAAGGTGTTGTTCTGAAAGAGCCTATCTTAGTAGTAGCAGCGAAATTGGAATCTAACATTGCAAATCAACAAAATGCCTGTGTGGACGAAATAACTGAG GATAAGAAAAGAGCATATTCAAGGGTGGAGATTGAAGAAGGTATGATGTCGAGGACCCATGAAGGAGCATGA